DNA from Aphis gossypii isolate Hap1 chromosome 3, ASM2018417v2, whole genome shotgun sequence:
ACGTACTAAAGGTAAGCTTGACGACTTTAATCATAATCATTAATGAAGCATACAGGAAGTGTATGCGAATATTCAGCTTTTggtgaatttttatattatgttcgaaATTGTTTCGTATTATCAACCCTACTGATATAACAGTGCCGGAGATAACAATAACCTTACATCtaatggtaataaatataaaaaaaaataaaaattagtatattatgtaacaaaaaaaaatggctaTAACTTTTCTAATAGGTCATTTTGgtgttaaactataaattttggctgaaaaaatgtttacttaaaactaccacgttaaaaattaagtaattttaatattatattcttatagtaaattttacggtctttaatttttgttctgtACTTTTTTGTCGTGAGTTCAACGGTTAacgagttataataaaaatagtgtgAGGGTAGATTTCACCCCTTTTTAGGGGGTGGAGAGATATGCACAGGGGTTAGGCGTCAGGACTTTTAGTATGTTGATTGGGAAAGTACATTTTAAGTGTGTGCCAAAATTCAGTTGGGGGCGAATTTTTTCAGATCTTTGTCGATTTTTGATCTAATTTGACTGgactatatatttactttatgtttattatatattttttgttttacactgCGCGTACGTGTCATGTGATTGGTGGTGCGATCACTACATGTTTTTAGAGTttgctttataattattaatcgtcAGATGTGATTGCGTTCGGTTAAGAATActtgttcaaattttttatatttgtttatattagtgttacaCTCATAtcagtgttattattttatttgcgtATATCTATTTGTGGTAATCGTTCACGATAGTTTTAATGTTTGTTACACtgttcgttattattttgtataattgctagttatttcattttgttttgtacttgcattttattttttataatccctttggttttggttttattttaatattttatttacttcatAATGGATGAAGACCGTGCGACGCGATCCAAAAAGCGTGCGTTAGCTAAACGCTCAACGGTAGTTGACCGTATTAAATCTGTCTTCGATTTAGGAGTATCTGGTGAATTGGACCCGGCTCCCCGGTTGGGTCTTAGGTGGTCAAGATGGACTACTTCAGTGAGAGGGCTCTCTGGTCAGTGTTCCGGATCTATTAAGAACCGTAGATTTAATTGTTCGTCCGCGTCATGACACAGCTCCGATCATAACAATGAAAGCGTAGATGCTACTGCAATCACTGCGGATATGCCGAATCGTCAATTAATTACCGGCATCAGGGAAAGCTGTTCCCATCTGAAGCTCGCAGATCCATATTTCGATACACCAGCTCCGGTTGAACTTCTGTTAGGGGCAGACGTCTTTCCACAAGTGTGGATTTGAGAACAGCAGCAATTAGGTCACGGGCTCCCATCCTCATACATTTCAGTATTTGGATGGGTGGTTAATCGGTCCGGTTTTTCAGGAAGAAGACTTGAACGCACATTGTATGTTAACAACTCTCTCAGATTTAATGGAATCGTTGATGTAGCGGTTCTGGAAGGTAGAAGAGCCAGAAAAAGCGCTCTACAATTTACTGACAAGGGATATTGCGAGGACAGATTTACCACCGAGTCTACTATCGATGCAGAGGGTCGATACAGCGTACCATTGCCGTTCAGACGGGATCAGCAGGATCTCCCGTTTAACGATATGCATGAGATTTGCGGTGCAGCGATTCGAATATCTAGAACGAAGACTGAAACAGAATAAGGACTTAGGTGTTGCCAATTGTAGTTTTATGGAGGAAAATGAGGCGTTAGGTCACATGCCTGTTGCGAAGAATCCGGGTtggtatattatcccgcaccATGCTGTATGGAAACAGGAAATTGGGAAATCGAAATTACGGGTTAGGTCTGCGCTCCTAATAACTGTGAGTTatctttgtattattatttgaactacctatttattattaatacctgttacgtatttattagttatatcgGTTGTGTCAAACTGGCATTTCAAATTCTTTTTACTTGTTGGACCAAAAGGGCcgggaattattattattgtttctgttaaattatatggccattattattacttcaaTTGAGTTACCATTTTTTCATAGCAGTTAcctattttttcaatagttcTTAAGTTTACATACgacatatatacacacatacacgcaGGTCGGCTGGTGTGTGCGTGCAGCGCACGAAGTAGTTGGTTACCGAAcgcgattattattactattattacgcTTTTGCCCCGttcagttgtataatattatagaaaaaaaaacccattttatttattattagtattagtttattgattaaaaagtatgattataaatattgtatatcctatgtattaaatattgcatattacatattattattattattattattataaaataatagtatgcattttaaagaaaaaacataaatgcaaacataacatataaatatacatgtacagTAGAACTTCAATTAACCGTCACTCTCTGTTATCCATCATCGGTCACcgccgaaaaaaaaataattaggagATTAGACGATCGCGATAAACTCGTCGGTGGTGCCCAACATAGTAACTATCAagtgtattaaaatagtttgtaatatgtacatatccAATATAAGCGATAAACGTGATAACAAACTATAAGcttatatgtgtatgtattgtactatgtatgtattgtaatttaatcagTGACCGACGAACAGCCTACGTGTAAGTGTGTACCGTGTGTATTAGTATTTTCGTAGTTTATGTGTCGTGTTTCGAAGATGGCAGAAAAGAGGAAACGTGTTGTATTAGGATTcaatcaaaaatttgaaattattaaacgttTGAAGATAGGTGAAACTGCTACAAATATTGCTCAGATTTATGGTGTGGGGAGAACAACAGTGAATGACATAAAACGGGATGCTGAAAAAATTGAGCAACATGTGTCGCAAATGCAAATCAACGATGGAGATGTCAAAAGTCGTAAAACCATGAAATTGGCAAAATATGAACAACTTGACAACGTTATGTATCAGTGGTTTATTCAAGCCCGAAGGAATTCCACTTTCTGGTCCTATTATTACGACCAATGCAAgtgaaatgaataaaaaactaGATGGCGATCCAAACTTCAAAGCAAGAACGGGATGGCttgataagtttaaatttcgtCACGTAATTCATCAACTAGACATAAGTGGAGAGAAACTTAGTGCGAATAGTGCAGTCATTGCTGAATTCAAGgaacaatttaaattgaaaataaatgtgatcTTAAAATTGTTAGAGAACAAGTTTATAATTGTGATGAAACTGGACTCAATTGGAAAGCCTTACCACAAAAAACACTTGACAACATTTTCGGAAAAAACAGCTCCAGGTCTTATTCAAAAAGATCGGATCAATGCAATGGTTTGTGCAAATGCAACCGGCAATCATAGGCTACCTTTACTGGTGATTGGAAAATCCAAAAAATCAcgtgcatttaaaaatttaaatatgaatgcaCTGCCTGTGaactattatacacaaaaaaagtgCTTGGATggatcaaacaatattttttgattggtTTCATAAAGTGTTTGTACCACAAGTAAAAGTTCATCTCCCTGAAAAACAGTTGCCACTTAAAGCACTGCTGCTTATGGATAATGCTCCAACACATCTCTGGAGAACTGAAAAGTGATGATGGCAATATAACATGTCCTTTTCTTCCAACAAATATAACCCTTCTTATCCAACCTATGGACTATGGCATAATTGAGAATATGAAGCGTCGgtacagaaaatattttatcgaaagTTTGCTGTCATCTGACGATGCTATAGGTATTAAagaattttggaaaaatatacaataaaggATGCTATATTCAATGTTGCCAGTGCATGGGCTGATTTGAGTGTTTCAAACTTGAAGAATGGGTGGAACAAACTATGGCCTGAAATAATACCGTGCGAATCTGAAGAAACTGAGCCTAGTAGTGTTGAagaaattgtacaattttgtaataatggaCTGCACAGTGAAATATTATCAACGAAAGAAGTAACAGATTGGTTAGAAAATGATAAGCAGGATGGaggatttgaaattttgaatgatgaataaattattttgaatatcacTGCCGTTGAAGAAGAAGAAATTGATGAGGATATCGAAGATTCAGGGCTTGACTTATAACCGCTAACTAGCCATTCAGAAGCAGAAGCGATGTTATCAAAGTGTATTGATTGGTTTGAAGTACAAGAAGAATCAAATGCTACGTAAGTCTTACTTCTACGTCAAATACGTAATATTGCTGCTAAAAATGCTAGAGaatcaaaaaaacaaactaaaatgatagatttttttttataatatgcctggtatgtatgtttataatttgttatatgtaagtatttttttttaaagtacacacacgtagaaaaatataataaatgtgtgtatatgtatgtacacgTTTTGTTTTGCAAAATTTCCGTTAACCGTCTACTCGATTAACCGTCATAGCCCCGGTTCCGACAGTGACAGTTAATCGAAGttctattgtattatagttttctcACTTCCCCCGTAAACGGATTGTATTGAAAAATGCGATCATGTATGATTAAGTAGTAAGCGGCTGTATTGG
Protein-coding regions in this window:
- the LOC126551068 gene encoding jerky protein homolog-like, coding for MAEKRKRVVLGFNQKFEIIKRLKIGETATNIAQIYGVGRTTVNDIKRDAEKIEQHVSQMQINDGDVKSRKTMKLPEGIPLSGPIITTNASEMNKKLDGDPNFKARTGWLDKFKFRHVIHQLDISGEKLSANSAVIAEFKEQFKLKINVILKLLENKFIIVMKLDSIGKPYHKKHLTTFSEKTAPGLIQKDRINAMDAIFNVASAWADLSVSNLKNGWNKLWPEIIPCESEETEPSSVEEIVQFCNNGLHSEILSTKEVTDWLENDKQDGGFEILNDE